The Geovibrio ferrireducens genome contains the following window.
CAATACTTTAGTATTCTAGAACAGCTTCGAACTCACATTCGTAGTTGCCTGACACAGATTGCCATGATTGCTGATATGGAAACACCTAAAACAGAAAGCTATTTAAAAGCAGACAATAAGTGGCTACTTTCAATATATAAAAAACCAGAAAATTTCAAAACTAATAAAGGCATGATAAAGTAAACTTAACAACACAAAGCCCCTGCCCTTAAAAGGCGGGGCTTTTTTTATTTCGCTTATTCCGCTATCATCATCCTTATGAAAAAGCTTGAAGAATCGTTCTTTGACCGTACGCCGTGCGAAGTAGCCCGTGATCTTCTGGGGAAGGTGATATTCCGCCTCTATGAGGGCATATGGCTCAGGGCGCAGATTATCGAGACCGAAAGTTACTACCTGCATGAAAAGGGAAGCCACGCCTCCCTCGGCTACACCGAAAAGCGCAAGGCGCTGTTCATGCCCGCCGGAACAATATATATGTACTATGCCCGCGGCGGGGACTCGCTGAACATGAGCTGTCACGGGGAAGGAAATGCAGTGCTGATAAAATCCGGCTATCCTTACGGGGATGATGCGGAGATGATACGCATGATGAAAAAGCTCAACCCCTTCAAAAGCGACGGGCGGGAGCGGGAAACCGGAAAACTGTGCAGCGGGCAGACCCTTATATGCAGCTCACTGGCATTGAAGGTTCCGCAGTATGACGCAAAAACATTTGACGAAAGCTTCTTCATGGCGGATACGGGCTACAGGCCGGAAAAGATAGCCCAAGCCCCGCGCCTCGGCATTCCGGAAGGGCGTGATGAGCACCTGCCCTATAGATATATAGATGTAAAATATATGAATTTCTGCACAAAACCGCTAAAAAATCCATAAAATCTGGTATAATGTCTTCAAAAAGAATCTGCGGTGGAAGTATGAAAAAAATTCTGGTCGCGGTTCTCCTTACGCTGTTTGCTGCATATGCCGCATACGCAGAGGAAAGCCACTCCGACTCGCTTTCAGGTCTCACTACGGTCAGGGCAGTTATTGATTTGAATCAGGGCAAGGCAAACCTTCTGGATCTCCGCCTTGTCGCCATAAGAAAAACCATTGAAAACTTAAAGAGCGAAGGTGTGAAACCCTTATTCATAGTAATCATCAGGGGTGACGCATCCGCCTTTATGACAGAGTCGGACAAATATATCAGCAGCATGGACACAGGCCTCAAGAAAATAATGCACAAGCGGATAAACGAACTCAGGGATATGGGAGTGCGCTTTCAGCAGTGCGGCCTTTCGCTGGCGTACATGAAGATAGACTCAGCAAATATCATAAGCGGCGTGGAGATAGTGAAAAACGGCTATATCAGCCTTGCGGCGTACCAGAACAAAGGCTACGCCCTGCTGCCGATGGACTGACGCTTAATACAAAAAGCCTCCCCGAAGGGAGGCTCAATTTGTTGATAAAGTCCTTTTAAAAGGGAAAAAGTTGCATAAATCCTTCCCCAGCCCTCCTTTAAGAAAGGAGGGTGTTTTGCTTTTAACAGCAATAGCTTCCCCCTTTGCAAAGGGGGACAGGAGGGGGATTTTATATGAACAGAGCCGGCTAATGTCTTTGTCATCAGTCTGCCCCCTCCCCGGAGGGAGGCTCTAAATTTATTAAGCTGTTGCAGCGGCAGGAGGAGTGAAAACCCTCGTGGCAAGCTCGGCATCCAGAAGGAATATGCCGTTGCCGTTGCCCTGAACAAGTTTAAGCTTATCTATAATCTGGTTAACGGATGACTCCTCCTCAATCTGCTCGGTCACAAACCACTGAAGAAATGCATTTGTTCCGTGGTCTCTTTCGTCAAGGGCAAGGTCAACGAGCTTGTATATCCTTTTCGTAACTTCCCTTTCATGGACAAGAGTCTCCTCGAAGATCGAAAGAAGCGTATCGTAATCTTTTTTAGGTTTTTTTATGGCCTCAAGCTCCACTTCCGCACTCTGGTCAAGTATGAAGTTATAAAACTTCATGGCGTGCATCATCTCTTCCTGATACTGCACATTAAACCAGTTGGCGAAGCCCTTGAGCCCCTTGCTTTCACAGTGGGCGCTCATGGCAAGGTAAACATAAGCCGAATACATTTCAAAGTTAAGCTGTTCGTTCAGCGCTTTTTCCATTTTCTTGGAAATCATGGTTTCCTCCGTTTTGTTCAGGCATATACCCTGAAATCTATTTCGGGAAATATACTGTTTTTTGTTT
Protein-coding sequences here:
- a CDS encoding DNA-3-methyladenine glycosylase, producing the protein MKKLEESFFDRTPCEVARDLLGKVIFRLYEGIWLRAQIIETESYYLHEKGSHASLGYTEKRKALFMPAGTIYMYYARGGDSLNMSCHGEGNAVLIKSGYPYGDDAEMIRMMKKLNPFKSDGRERETGKLCSGQTLICSSLALKVPQYDAKTFDESFFMADTGYRPEKIAQAPRLGIPEGRDEHLPYRYIDVKYMNFCTKPLKNP
- a CDS encoding ferritin, with the translated sequence MISKKMEKALNEQLNFEMYSAYVYLAMSAHCESKGLKGFANWFNVQYQEEMMHAMKFYNFILDQSAEVELEAIKKPKKDYDTLLSIFEETLVHEREVTKRIYKLVDLALDERDHGTNAFLQWFVTEQIEEESSVNQIIDKLKLVQGNGNGIFLLDAELATRVFTPPAAATA
- a CDS encoding DsrE family protein, whose protein sequence is MKKILVAVLLTLFAAYAAYAEESHSDSLSGLTTVRAVIDLNQGKANLLDLRLVAIRKTIENLKSEGVKPLFIVIIRGDASAFMTESDKYISSMDTGLKKIMHKRINELRDMGVRFQQCGLSLAYMKIDSANIISGVEIVKNGYISLAAYQNKGYALLPMD